From the genome of Maridesulfovibrio ferrireducens, one region includes:
- the hmcA gene encoding sulfate respiration complex hexadecaheme cytochrome HmcA: protein MANGKKLLRLSSILIVLAGVLGFHLEAMSMVGTPQGEGKQRPDLIMIDAIAAQQKLELPAVVFLHDAHTKAAAEQGKDCTACHQKNKDVTSLKFMRVEDGTPEKLKEIYHNGCISCHAKDAAAGKKTGPQVGECRSCHQADPEYKAERATASMDKTLHFRHWDSKIIENDKGQETNCGSCHHEYDKATQKLVYVKGQEENCGICHTAKPEGDVKKNTSEAFHSQCVTCHLDLAAAKAKKFGPVQCAGCHGLAEAADIKADDAQLLKKMGGILPRLPRKQPDAVLLTAPAPKDSAAKTEVKGKMSPVAFNHKAHENVTESCGSCHHQTLKKSCSECHTELGSKDGGFITLDQAMHNPDSPQSCVGCHAIKQKDPNCAGCHELMPKKVIQSETTCVVCHEAPKDDTNPAALDASAKAELAKDLIIERPTSPVMLETADIPEFVTINALENEYKESKLPHRKIIFTLVENMKSNSLANTFHSTPLTVCASCHHNSPASKTPPSCASCHANAAAKEQGGRPALKAAYHAQCMTCHESMELKKPASTDCSSCHEPKKNG, encoded by the coding sequence ATGGCAAACGGGAAAAAATTATTGCGATTGTCCAGCATTCTGATCGTCCTAGCTGGGGTACTCGGCTTCCACTTGGAAGCAATGAGTATGGTAGGAACCCCGCAGGGTGAAGGTAAACAGCGTCCTGATCTTATTATGATCGACGCCATTGCCGCTCAGCAAAAACTGGAATTGCCTGCGGTCGTGTTTCTACACGATGCACACACCAAGGCGGCGGCAGAACAGGGTAAAGACTGTACTGCATGTCACCAGAAAAACAAGGATGTCACCTCGCTTAAATTTATGCGGGTTGAGGACGGCACTCCTGAGAAGTTAAAGGAAATTTACCACAACGGCTGCATAAGCTGTCACGCGAAGGATGCCGCTGCAGGCAAAAAAACCGGCCCTCAGGTCGGAGAATGTCGCAGCTGTCATCAGGCTGACCCTGAGTACAAAGCGGAACGCGCAACAGCGAGCATGGATAAAACCTTGCATTTCCGTCACTGGGACTCAAAAATCATTGAAAATGACAAGGGTCAGGAAACAAACTGTGGAAGCTGTCACCACGAATACGATAAAGCAACACAGAAGCTCGTATACGTGAAAGGACAGGAAGAAAACTGTGGTATCTGTCACACTGCCAAACCAGAAGGCGATGTGAAGAAAAACACTTCAGAAGCTTTCCACAGCCAGTGCGTAACCTGTCATTTGGACCTGGCAGCAGCCAAAGCCAAAAAGTTCGGCCCCGTTCAGTGTGCCGGATGTCATGGCCTCGCCGAAGCAGCAGACATTAAAGCTGATGACGCTCAGTTGCTGAAAAAAATGGGCGGTATATTGCCCCGTCTGCCCAGAAAGCAGCCTGATGCTGTCCTGCTGACTGCACCGGCACCAAAAGATTCCGCTGCCAAGACAGAAGTCAAAGGCAAGATGTCTCCGGTCGCTTTCAATCACAAGGCTCACGAAAACGTCACAGAATCATGTGGATCATGCCATCATCAAACTCTTAAGAAATCATGCTCGGAATGTCACACCGAGCTAGGTTCTAAAGACGGTGGTTTCATCACTCTCGATCAGGCTATGCACAACCCCGACAGTCCACAAAGCTGTGTAGGTTGTCACGCCATCAAACAGAAAGATCCCAACTGTGCTGGTTGCCATGAGCTGATGCCTAAAAAGGTTATTCAGTCCGAAACAACATGTGTTGTCTGCCACGAAGCTCCTAAAGATGATACCAACCCGGCAGCTCTTGACGCCTCCGCCAAGGCTGAGCTTGCTAAAGACCTTATCATCGAAAGGCCTACTTCTCCGGTAATGCTCGAAACTGCTGATATTCCTGAATTCGTAACCATCAACGCTCTGGAAAACGAATACAAAGAAAGCAAGCTTCCCCACCGTAAGATTATATTCACTTTGGTGGAGAACATGAAGAGCAATTCCCTGGCCAACACGTTCCACAGCACTCCTCTGACTGTCTGTGCAAGCTGTCATCACAACAGCCCTGCATCCAAGACTCCTCCGAGCTGTGCAAGCTGTCACGCAAATGCTGCAGCTAAAGAACAGGGCGGACGTCCGGCTCTCAAGGCGGCCTATCACGCCCAGTGTATGACCTGTCACGAAAGCATGGAACTCAAA